Proteins from a genomic interval of Poecile atricapillus isolate bPoeAtr1 chromosome 1, bPoeAtr1.hap1, whole genome shotgun sequence:
- the BDNF gene encoding brain-derived neurotrophic factor isoform X2, giving the protein MTILFFTMVISYFTCMKAAPMKEASLRGQGSLAYPGLRTHGTLESINGPSAGSRGLTSLADTFEHVIEELLDEDQDIQPSEGNKDADLYTSRVMLSSQVPLEPPLLFLLEEYKNYLDAANMSMRVRRHSDPARRGELSVCDSTSEWVTAAEKKTAVDMSGATVTVLEKVPVPKGQLKQYFYETKCNPKGYTKEGCRGIDKRHWNSQCRTTQSYVRALTMDNKKRVGWRFIRIDTSCVCTLTIKRGR; this is encoded by the coding sequence ATGACCATCCTTTTCTTTACTATGGTTATCTCATACTTCACTTGCATGAAAGCTGCCCCAATGAAAGAAGCTAGTCTAAGAGGACAAGGCAGCTTGGCTTACCCAGGTCTTCGGACCCACGGGACCCTTGAGAGCATAAATGGGCCCAGTGCTGGTTCAAGAGGACTGACATCGTTGGCAGATACTTTTGAACATGTCATAGAGGAGCTTCTAGACGAGGACCAGGACATCCAGCCCAGTGAGGGAAACAAGGATGCAGACTTGTATACATCCCGAGTCATGCTAAGCAGTCAAGTGCCTTTGGAACCCCCGCTGCTCTTTCTGCTCGAGGAGTACAAAAACTACTTGGATGCTGCAAACATGTCCATGAGGGTCCGGCGCCACTCCGATCCAGCTCGCCGCGGGGAACTGAGCGTGTGTGACAGCACGAGTGAGTGGGTGACGGCAGCAGAGAAAAAGACTGCAGTGGACATGTCCGGGGCAACCGTCACAGTCCTGGAAAAAGTTCCAGTAcccaaaggccagctgaagcAATACTTCTATGAGACCAAATGCAACCCTAAGGGGTACACAAAGGAGGGCTGCAGGGGCATAGACAAGAGGCACTGGAACTCTCAGTGCCGAACTACCCAGTCTTACGTGAGAGCTCTCACCATGGATAATAAAAAGAGAGTTGGCTGGCGCTTTATAAGGATAGACACTTCTTGTGTATGTACATTAACCATTAAAAGGGGAAGATAG
- the BDNF gene encoding brain-derived neurotrophic factor isoform X1, which translates to MFHQVRRVMTILFFTMVISYFTCMKAAPMKEASLRGQGSLAYPGLRTHGTLESINGPSAGSRGLTSLADTFEHVIEELLDEDQDIQPSEGNKDADLYTSRVMLSSQVPLEPPLLFLLEEYKNYLDAANMSMRVRRHSDPARRGELSVCDSTSEWVTAAEKKTAVDMSGATVTVLEKVPVPKGQLKQYFYETKCNPKGYTKEGCRGIDKRHWNSQCRTTQSYVRALTMDNKKRVGWRFIRIDTSCVCTLTIKRGR; encoded by the coding sequence TTCCACCAAGTGAGAAGAGTGATGACCATCCTTTTCTTTACTATGGTTATCTCATACTTCACTTGCATGAAAGCTGCCCCAATGAAAGAAGCTAGTCTAAGAGGACAAGGCAGCTTGGCTTACCCAGGTCTTCGGACCCACGGGACCCTTGAGAGCATAAATGGGCCCAGTGCTGGTTCAAGAGGACTGACATCGTTGGCAGATACTTTTGAACATGTCATAGAGGAGCTTCTAGACGAGGACCAGGACATCCAGCCCAGTGAGGGAAACAAGGATGCAGACTTGTATACATCCCGAGTCATGCTAAGCAGTCAAGTGCCTTTGGAACCCCCGCTGCTCTTTCTGCTCGAGGAGTACAAAAACTACTTGGATGCTGCAAACATGTCCATGAGGGTCCGGCGCCACTCCGATCCAGCTCGCCGCGGGGAACTGAGCGTGTGTGACAGCACGAGTGAGTGGGTGACGGCAGCAGAGAAAAAGACTGCAGTGGACATGTCCGGGGCAACCGTCACAGTCCTGGAAAAAGTTCCAGTAcccaaaggccagctgaagcAATACTTCTATGAGACCAAATGCAACCCTAAGGGGTACACAAAGGAGGGCTGCAGGGGCATAGACAAGAGGCACTGGAACTCTCAGTGCCGAACTACCCAGTCTTACGTGAGAGCTCTCACCATGGATAATAAAAAGAGAGTTGGCTGGCGCTTTATAAGGATAGACACTTCTTGTGTATGTACATTAACCATTAAAAGGGGAAGATAG